The following proteins are co-located in the Acinetobacter shaoyimingii genome:
- a CDS encoding NAD(P)H-quinone oxidoreductase: MTQMQMRQVIITEAGGPEKLAFEQVPVPKVTANEVLVKVHAFGINRPDILQRQGLYPMPKGVTPVPGLEVAGVVEAVGEQVTQFKVGDLVCGLTNGGGYAEYCVVPESQTLNIPENVSFVQAAAIPETFFTVWANVFQMAHAKAGETVLVHGGSSGIGTTALMLCKALGLKTFATVGSDEKVQAISNLTTAINYKTQDFEQVINAANGNAGVDIVLDIVGAPYLERNLNLLRRDGRLVYIAFLGGAKAKDVKLGQIMMKRLTITGSTMRARNTEEKADIARGLKQTVLPLWEKGECLPMIYKTFTFDQIQDAHIAMDKGDHVGKIVVVM, from the coding sequence ATGACTCAAATGCAGATGCGCCAAGTCATCATTACTGAGGCTGGTGGCCCAGAAAAACTCGCTTTTGAGCAAGTACCAGTGCCGAAAGTTACAGCAAATGAAGTGCTCGTAAAGGTACATGCTTTTGGTATCAATCGTCCTGATATACTGCAACGTCAAGGCCTATACCCGATGCCAAAAGGGGTAACACCTGTACCTGGTTTAGAAGTGGCTGGCGTTGTAGAAGCGGTAGGTGAACAGGTGACTCAATTTAAAGTGGGTGATCTGGTGTGTGGTTTAACCAATGGTGGTGGTTATGCCGAGTATTGTGTTGTCCCTGAGAGTCAAACTTTAAATATTCCAGAAAATGTAAGCTTCGTTCAAGCAGCGGCGATTCCTGAAACATTCTTTACTGTATGGGCAAATGTATTCCAAATGGCGCATGCTAAAGCGGGTGAGACTGTATTGGTTCATGGTGGTAGTAGTGGGATTGGAACTACAGCACTGATGTTATGTAAGGCATTGGGATTGAAAACGTTTGCCACTGTCGGTTCAGATGAGAAAGTTCAAGCCATTTCAAATTTAACCACCGCAATTAATTACAAAACCCAAGATTTTGAACAAGTCATTAATGCAGCCAATGGCAATGCAGGTGTTGATATTGTTTTAGATATCGTCGGCGCACCTTATTTGGAACGTAATTTGAACTTACTACGTCGTGATGGACGTCTGGTTTATATTGCTTTCTTGGGTGGTGCTAAGGCGAAAGATGTAAAACTTGGTCAAATTATGATGAAACGCTTGACCATTACAGGTTCAACGATGCGGGCACGTAATACTGAAGAAAAAGCAGATATCGCCCGTGGTCTAAAACAGACTGTTTTACCTTTATGGGAAAAGGGTGAATGTCTCCCCATGATCTATAAAACCTTTACATTTGATCAAATACAAGATGCGCATATTGCGATGGATAAAGGTGATCATGTGGGCAAAATTGTGGTTGTAATGTGA
- a CDS encoding carbonic anhydrase translates to MKKLKYLSVLTTLVSSIALADEAGEWSYDKELGPAHWAQLNSKYASCSGLNQSPINIDKTIKSELEPLKFDYKDQATVKDIVNLGHTVQVNFEAGAKLIVDGKTFNLKQFHLHTPSENLIKGKQYPLEMHMVHVSDDGELAVIGVMFDEGKSNISLAKVMADFPRKSGDVKVPQSKIIASDFLITKQAYYRFNGSLTTPPCTEGVRWLVMKDIQQASKEQIKAFSDSIGHSNSRPVQKIGARPILE, encoded by the coding sequence ATGAAAAAATTAAAATATCTCAGTGTATTAACTACGCTTGTCAGTTCTATAGCTTTAGCAGATGAGGCTGGAGAATGGAGTTATGACAAGGAACTTGGACCTGCGCATTGGGCACAATTAAATTCTAAATATGCATCATGCAGTGGTTTAAATCAGTCGCCGATCAATATCGATAAGACCATCAAATCTGAATTAGAGCCCTTAAAATTTGATTACAAAGATCAAGCGACAGTCAAAGACATTGTAAATCTTGGGCATACCGTTCAAGTGAATTTTGAGGCGGGTGCGAAACTTATAGTTGATGGTAAAACTTTTAACTTGAAACAATTTCATTTGCATACACCCAGTGAAAACCTGATTAAAGGAAAGCAATATCCATTGGAAATGCATATGGTGCATGTCTCTGATGATGGTGAATTGGCTGTTATTGGTGTCATGTTTGATGAAGGTAAAAGCAATATAAGTCTTGCCAAAGTGATGGCAGACTTCCCTCGAAAATCAGGAGATGTAAAAGTACCTCAATCTAAAATTATCGCTTCAGATTTTCTCATCACCAAGCAAGCTTATTATCGTTTTAACGGCTCGCTAACGACGCCACCTTGTACCGAAGGTGTTCGTTGGTTGGTGATGAAAGACATTCAACAGGCATCAAAAGAACAGATTAAGGCATTTAGTGACAGTATCGGGCATAGCAATAGCCGACCTGTTCAGAAAATTGGTGCACGACCAATTTTAGAATGA